The nucleotide sequence AAGCGGCACGCCGGTGTGGATCAACGGCCGCGAAGTCCCGCTATCCGGCCGAGTCTCAATGGACATGATCACTGTCGATTTGGGGCCCAACGCGCAGGATAACGTCGGCGATGAGGTGATTTTGTGGGGCGGCCCGCTGCCGGTGGAAAAAGTTGCCGCCTACAACGGCATCAGCGCCTATGAACTGATTACCCGCCTGACCAGCCGCACCCAGTTGGAGTACATCGGTTAACGTCTCAGCGTGCGTTGCTCAACAACATAGCGCATTTTCCATACGTCGCTTTTTCCATTTCCATACGTCGCTTTCCTCATATACAAAAAGCCCGCCCCCGGATAATCCGGAGGCGGGCTTTCTGGCTCAGCGCTGAAGAGAACCGCGATTAAAAAAACAGCGGCTGAGTAATCAGTAATCAGTTATACAGTTCGGCGACACCGCGAATCTGATCATCACCGGTAGCGGAAATGATGCGGAAAGATTTGGCGCCAGCAGCATCGGCTTTGGCAGACAGTTGAGCCTGCAAATCGTCCAGGCTATGGCCGGTGGCAGAAACGGTGCCCAGATCGCGGCGCTGTACCGATTGCACTTCAGTAGCAGCCAACGCGCCGAAAGAGAGAGTAGCCAGAGCGACGGCAGCAACAACAGTTTTGATCGATTTCATGGTAAGCCCCTTCACGTTAATCAAGTCGGGAAGGCGTGATTGCCTTCGATGTGAAGCAGGATAGCGCCGTCAGCGGACGGTTAAAATCGAGTTAATTTGCCGACAGAAATCAAAAAAATTGAACAAAAAAAGCACCAAAAGATAAGCAAAAACTATCTTTTGGTGCGCAATGGCGGTGGATTATTCCAATCCATACCGTTAACTATGTTTATTTACATTGCATTACACAACAATAACCACATTTTATTCCACTTTACCCAACCATTCAGACATTATCCTCCGATACTCTCCGGTCGATTTGGACAAATGCAGCCATTGATCCACATATAACTTCCAGCTCAGGTCGTCGCGCGGCAGCATGTACGCTTTCTCGCCATACTGCATCGGTGAGGACGGGTTAACCGCGCACAGTTGCGGATAACGTTTCTGCTGGTACAACGCTTCCGACGCATCGGTAATCATCACG is from Dickeya dianthicola NCPPB 453 and encodes:
- the bhsA gene encoding multiple stress resistance protein BhsA — translated: MKSIKTVVAAVALATLSFGALAATEVQSVQRRDLGTVSATGHSLDDLQAQLSAKADAAGAKSFRIISATGDDQIRGVAELYN